The stretch of DNA GTCGATCTGCGCTTGATGAGATAGAGCATCTTTGCGCCTGGCGTCGACAGAAGCTGGGTGTCCATCGGTTGCTCCTCGCACTTGCGTCAGGATCTAGGAGTATATCTGCTGCAAAATTCGACGATAAATAGATTTTAGATTTTTTTCGGCTGGTTCGATTTCCGGCCTATCAAAGCAGCGTCGATTGGTCCTTGTGGCCGGACCACTTCGGTAGCGCGTCGGCCATCTCCATCACCCGCATACCGTAGAAGATGTGACAGGTCGGCTTGAACGCCGCCGGCACCTGTGGCGGCGTGCCGAAGTCGAACAGGGTGGGAAAGGCGAGCCACATGTTGCGCCCCT from Gammaproteobacteria bacterium encodes:
- a CDS encoding GFA family protein, yielding GVEHLRFYNSTLERDERILPCKVACACCGTLIADEGRNMWLAFPTLFDFGTPPQVPAAFKPTCHIFYGMRVMEMADALPKWSGHKDQSTLL